A genomic stretch from Chloroflexota bacterium includes:
- a CDS encoding type II toxin-antitoxin system VapC family toxin — MNIVVDASVIVAVIANESEKDVLIRMTQGADLIAPNSIHWEIGNAFSAMLKRKRITLAQAQKAIEIYQSISINFVDVDIRESLKIADELGIYAYDAYLLQCAIKFASPLISLDRALLTHARQKRIQVMEVAE, encoded by the coding sequence ATGAATATTGTCGTTGACGCATCGGTTATTGTCGCGGTGATTGCAAATGAATCTGAAAAAGACGTGTTGATTCGCATGACGCAAGGTGCGGATTTGATTGCGCCCAATTCGATTCATTGGGAAATTGGAAATGCGTTTTCGGCAATGCTCAAGCGAAAACGGATAACGTTGGCGCAGGCGCAGAAAGCAATCGAGATCTACCAAAGCATTTCGATCAATTTTGTTGATGTTGATATTCGAGAATCGCTCAAGATTGCAGACGAGTTGGGAATTTACGCGTACGATGCATATCTGCTCCAGTGCGCGATCAAGTTTGCCAGCCCGTTAATTTCTTTGGATCGCGCGTTGCTGACGCATGCGCGGCAAAAGCGAATTCAAGTGATGGAGGTTGCCGAATGA
- the sucC gene encoding ADP-forming succinate--CoA ligase subunit beta — translation MKLHEYQSKAIFAKHGIPIPKGTVVANAEEARQAAAQLGKKVVIKSQVLVGGRGKAGGIKVAATPNEAEIIADHILAMTIKGLPVRKVLVDEAINIAREIYLGVVIDRATKRATVMGSAAGGVEIEEVARTTPEKIVRVSIDPAFGLQDFEARDLAFAIGIDKANLREFVAIATGLYRAFVDVDASLAEINPLVVTGEGKLIAADGKIVLDDNALYRHPDLEQLRDVDEETSAEMRARKAGLSYVKLDGTIGCMVNGAGLAMATMDVIKFYGGEPANFLDIGGGAKADKVQAALEIILSDPNVKAVLFNIFGGITRGDEVARGIVDGLRAIKTNVPMVARIVGTNAEEGRKILASANMITAETLEEGAQKAVAAARG, via the coding sequence GTGAAACTTCACGAATATCAATCGAAAGCGATCTTTGCCAAGCACGGAATTCCGATTCCGAAAGGTACCGTCGTCGCGAACGCGGAAGAAGCGCGCCAAGCGGCGGCGCAACTCGGCAAAAAGGTTGTGATCAAATCGCAAGTGCTCGTCGGCGGACGCGGCAAAGCCGGCGGCATCAAGGTCGCGGCGACGCCGAACGAAGCCGAAATAATCGCGGACCACATTCTCGCGATGACGATCAAGGGCTTGCCGGTCCGCAAGGTGCTCGTGGACGAAGCGATCAACATCGCGCGCGAAATTTATTTGGGCGTCGTGATTGATCGCGCGACCAAGCGCGCGACGGTGATGGGTTCGGCGGCGGGCGGCGTCGAGATCGAAGAGGTGGCGCGAACGACGCCGGAGAAAATCGTGCGCGTGAGCATTGATCCCGCGTTCGGTTTGCAAGACTTTGAGGCGCGCGATCTCGCGTTCGCGATCGGCATTGACAAAGCGAACCTGCGCGAATTCGTCGCGATTGCGACCGGGTTGTATCGCGCGTTCGTGGATGTGGACGCATCGCTCGCGGAAATTAATCCACTCGTCGTGACTGGTGAAGGCAAATTGATCGCGGCGGATGGAAAAATCGTCCTCGACGACAACGCGCTCTATCGTCATCCTGATCTCGAACAATTGCGCGATGTGGACGAGGAAACGTCGGCAGAGATGCGCGCGCGCAAAGCGGGATTGTCGTACGTCAAACTCGATGGAACGATCGGGTGTATGGTAAACGGCGCGGGTCTCGCGATGGCGACGATGGACGTCATCAAGTTTTACGGCGGCGAGCCGGCGAACTTTCTCGATATCGGGGGCGGCGCGAAAGCGGACAAGGTGCAAGCCGCGCTCGAAATCATTCTCTCCGATCCGAACGTCAAAGCGGTGCTGTTCAACATTTTCGGCGGCATCACGCGCGGCGACGAAGTTGCGCGCGGAATTGTGGACGGCTTGCGGGCGATCAAGACAAACGTGCCGATGGTCGCGCGCATCGTCGGGACGAACGCGGAAGAGGGGCGCAAGATTCTCGCGAGCGCGAACATGATCACGGCAGAGACGCTCGAGGAAGGCGCGCAGAAAGCGGTCGCGGCGGCGCGGGGATAG